One window from the genome of Scyliorhinus torazame isolate Kashiwa2021f chromosome 3, sScyTor2.1, whole genome shotgun sequence encodes:
- the LOC140409600 gene encoding histone H2A-like — protein sequence MSGHGKTRGKGCTEAKTRFFWADLLFTIGCIYRLLRKGHYAQRMGTSTPAYPAVVLEYQTAEILELNFNVAWDNMKTHTIPHHLQLTIRNGAKLNKLLGRLTITQGGILPNIQAVLLPRETGHPSKVYA from the coding sequence ATGTCGGGTCACGGTAAAACCAGAGGCAAAGGATGCACCGAAGCCAAGACCCGCTTCTTCTGGGCTGACCTGCTGTTCACCATTGGTTGCATCTATCGGCTGCTGCGTAAGGGCCACTATGCCCAGCGGATGGGCACCAGCACCCCCGCCTACCCGGCTGTTGTGTTGGAGTACCAGACTGCCGAGATCCTCGAGCTGAATTTCAACGTGGCCTGGGACAACATGAAGACCCACACCATTCCCCACCACCTGCAGCTCACCATCCGCAATGGCGCGAAGCTTAACAAGCTGCTGGGCAGGCTAACCATCACCCAGGGTGGCATCCTCCCCAACATCCAGGCTGTGCTGCTGCCCAGAGAGACTGGGCACCCCAGCAAGGTTTATGCTTGA